One Maribacter sp. HTCC2170 genomic window, CCTTGATGGTTTGGTATTGACCGTTAAGGTCTACCATTTGTATTTTACGCATCTGTAAGAATTAGAATAGTATAATTGCAAAAATAAGGAACAATTCTGTAAAGAAGTGTATTTTAGCCGCAAACGATAACCAAGTGCATTTTATTTATAATCTTATCGTACAAATCACATGGTTCCACTTGAAAATAGTGGCTCTTTTTCATCCTAAAATCAAACTTTTCGTTGATGGCAGAAAAGAGACTTTTTCAGTTTTAAAAAATAAAATCAACAGAGATGACAAAGTCATATGGATTCATGTTGCATCTTTAGGTGAATTTGAACAAGGGTTGCCTATAATCGAAAAACTTAAAACCGAATATCCTTCCCATAAAATATTGATTACTTTCTTTTCACCATCGGGCTACGAGGTCAAAAAAAATACCAATGCCGCAGATTGTGTGGTTTATCTTCCGATGGATACAAAGGCAAATGCAAAAGAATTTATTTCCACCATCAACCCTATTTTGGCAATTTTCGTGAAATATGAAATTTGGCCGAACATACTGAATGTGCTTAAAGAAAATGAAACTCCAACGTTATTGATTTCAGCAATTTTTAGAAAGAACCAGGTTTTCTTTAAATGGTACGGCGCTATTATGAAAAAGGCGCTAAAGACCTTTGACCATTTCTTTGTACAGGATGAAAATTCGGTGACCCTTATTCAAAATATAAATTTAAAAAACGTCACCCTAAGTGGCGATACTAGATTCGATAGGGTTTCTGAAATATTGAAAAGGGACAATAGCCTAAAATTCATGGAGCAATTCAAAGCAACCGAACCTTGTTTTGTCGCGGGTAGTACATGGCCAGAAGATGAGGAAATTATAGTAGCGTTTGTTAATGAATCCTCAAAATCAATCAAATACGTAATCGCACCACACAATATCAAAACAGACCACATACAATCACTTAAAAAATCTATTTCCAAAAAAGTACTTCTTTATTCTGAAATTGAGAAAAAAGACCCGTCGCTTTATGAAGTGATTATTATTGACACCATTGGCCTTTTGACAAAAATCTACAGTTATGCCGATTTTACATATGTCGGTGGCGCCTTTGCAACTGGCCTCCATAATACTTTAGAACCAGCCGTTTTTGGAGCACCCATAATTATTGGCCCAAACTACAAGGGTTTTAACGAAGCAGAGAATCTTGTCACCAAAAAAGGATTATTGGTGA contains:
- a CDS encoding 3-deoxy-D-manno-octulosonic acid transferase; translated protein: MKIVALFHPKIKLFVDGRKETFSVLKNKINRDDKVIWIHVASLGEFEQGLPIIEKLKTEYPSHKILITFFSPSGYEVKKNTNAADCVVYLPMDTKANAKEFISTINPILAIFVKYEIWPNILNVLKENETPTLLISAIFRKNQVFFKWYGAIMKKALKTFDHFFVQDENSVTLIQNINLKNVTLSGDTRFDRVSEILKRDNSLKFMEQFKATEPCFVAGSTWPEDEEIIVAFVNESSKSIKYVIAPHNIKTDHIQSLKKSISKKVLLYSEIEKKDPSLYEVIIIDTIGLLTKIYSYADFTYVGGAFATGLHNTLEPAVFGAPIIIGPNYKGFNEAENLVTKKGLLVIKTLEEFTSVLNNLCENQEFSKRTGLINSSFVKENMGASIQIMAHIRRLL